A stretch of Arcobacter arenosus DNA encodes these proteins:
- a CDS encoding protein adenylyltransferase SelO, with product MKLDELKLEVDYFQFDKKFYEKVNATPLNNPFLISYSKNACDLINLDYEECETKDFVKFINGQKVLEGSIPFAMAYAGHQFGYFVPQLGDGRAINLGHINNWHLQTKGSGLTKYSRQGDGRAVLRSSIREYIISEAMNALEIPTTRALALIGSSHEVYRDYMEKETGAIVLRLSPSWVRIGTFEFFSRGREPEKNLKQLANYVINQSYPHLKNDENKYEKMYFELVDKSAKLLAQWMAYGFQHGVINTDNFSIAGLTIDYGPFAFMDQFSKHSICNHTDMEGRYSYNNQPEVARWNLEVLAFVLGKICNFQKLMSYLKTFMSKQQEEYLKIMNERLGLDIKLSDDENLDLMITLLEALEEAKIDYNCFFYELTKLENFDNISSILDIAVFRAPLESWFEKYKEAIKIQKQDFSKMKKLMKKTNPKFIIKNYMLQEAIEKAQEGDFSLVNDLLKIAQNPFSEHKEFERYAKPTPLDYSNIKLSCSS from the coding sequence ATGAAATTAGATGAATTAAAACTTGAAGTAGACTATTTTCAATTTGATAAAAAGTTTTATGAAAAAGTTAATGCAACACCTTTAAATAATCCTTTCTTAATAAGTTACAGTAAAAACGCATGTGATTTAATCAATTTAGATTACGAAGAATGTGAAACCAAAGATTTTGTAAAATTTATTAATGGTCAAAAAGTTTTAGAAGGTAGTATCCCTTTTGCAATGGCATATGCAGGTCATCAGTTTGGATATTTTGTTCCACAGCTTGGTGATGGAAGAGCTATAAATCTTGGACATATAAATAATTGGCATCTTCAAACAAAAGGCTCAGGGCTTACAAAGTATTCAAGACAAGGAGATGGAAGAGCAGTTTTAAGGTCATCTATTAGAGAATATATTATAAGTGAAGCAATGAACGCTCTAGAAATCCCTACAACAAGAGCCTTAGCCTTAATTGGTTCAAGTCATGAAGTTTATAGAGATTATATGGAAAAAGAAACAGGTGCAATTGTTTTAAGATTATCTCCTTCTTGGGTTAGAATAGGAACCTTTGAGTTTTTCTCAAGAGGACGTGAACCTGAAAAAAATCTAAAACAATTAGCTAATTATGTGATTAATCAATCATATCCACACCTAAAAAATGATGAGAATAAATACGAGAAGATGTATTTTGAATTAGTGGATAAAAGTGCAAAACTATTGGCTCAATGGATGGCATATGGCTTTCAACATGGGGTTATAAACACTGATAACTTTTCAATTGCAGGACTTACTATTGATTATGGACCATTTGCTTTTATGGATCAGTTCTCAAAACATTCTATTTGTAATCATACAGATATGGAAGGAAGATATTCATATAACAATCAGCCAGAAGTTGCTAGATGGAACTTAGAAGTATTGGCTTTTGTTTTGGGTAAAATTTGCAATTTTCAAAAACTAATGTCATATTTAAAAACATTTATGTCTAAACAGCAAGAAGAGTATTTAAAAATAATGAATGAAAGATTGGGTTTAGATATAAAGTTAAGTGATGATGAAAACTTAGATTTGATGATTACTTTACTTGAGGCTTTAGAAGAAGCAAAGATAGATTATAATTGTTTTTTTTACGAACTTACAAAACTAGAAAACTTTGATAATATCTCATCAATTTTGGATATAGCTGTATTTAGGGCTCCTCTAGAAAGCTGGTTTGAGAAATACAAAGAAGCAATAAAAATACAAAAACAAGATTTTTCAAAAATGAAAAAGCTTATGAAAAAAACTAATCCTAAGTTTATAATTAAAAACTACATGCTCCAAGAAGCTATAGAAAAAGCTCAAGAGGGTGATTTCTCTTTAGTAAATGATTTATTAAAAATCGCCCAAAACCCTTTTTCTGAACATAAAGAGTTTGAAAGATATGCAAAACCAACACCCCTTGACTACTCAAATATAAAACTTAGTTGTTCCTCTTAA
- a CDS encoding TetR/AcrR family transcriptional regulator, giving the protein MSPRKINKEEKRREVALSCRELIYEVGMKNLTVAQVAKAAGIGKGTIYEYFENKDDIIFQIINIHIEEHHRKFLKEVEKLTTIREKIELFFEFVLSDDPELVKKFNGYKEFLSIVLSDDNLSMKEFNCNKNEFFRVELEKIFAEGIESGELKEESLDLADGILTYQKGLTIRKMSQANYDAKEDFEKFINTIFKLIEVDK; this is encoded by the coding sequence TTGAGTCCTAGAAAAATTAATAAAGAAGAAAAAAGAAGAGAAGTAGCTTTATCATGCCGTGAACTTATATATGAAGTTGGAATGAAAAATCTTACCGTTGCTCAGGTAGCAAAAGCTGCTGGAATTGGGAAAGGAACAATCTATGAATATTTTGAAAACAAAGATGATATTATTTTCCAAATTATAAATATTCATATTGAAGAACATCATAGAAAGTTTTTAAAAGAGGTAGAAAAACTTACAACAATAAGGGAAAAAATTGAACTTTTTTTTGAGTTTGTATTAAGTGATGACCCTGAATTAGTAAAAAAGTTTAATGGCTATAAAGAGTTTCTCTCTATCGTGTTATCAGACGATAATCTTTCAATGAAAGAATTTAATTGTAATAAAAATGAGTTTTTTCGAGTTGAACTTGAAAAAATTTTTGCTGAAGGTATAGAAAGTGGAGAATTAAAAGAGGAATCACTTGATTTAGCTGATGGAATATTAACTTATCAAAAGGGGTTAACTATTAGAAAAATGAGTCAAGCTAATTATGATGCAAAGGAAGATTTTGAAAAGTTTATAAATACGATTTTCAAATTAATAGAGGTAGATAAATGA
- a CDS encoding TIGR01212 family radical SAM protein (This family includes YhcC from E. coli K-12, an uncharacterized radical SAM protein.), with amino-acid sequence MIDQPYFTFKSYMKKNYNTTLHTIPVDLDLGCPNRDENNNGGCSFCPQDGARAAQILDAKDVETQIKNAIEFSQKRYKAKEFMLYIQAYTGTFTSVIKQKESYSKLLELYNFKAISIGTRPDCLNKSTLEYLLELNKQIDVYVDLGVQTLNDKTLKDINRGHDSKQTIKAIRDLKRYGIKIFAHIIVGFKNESRKDWLNTVKIVCKEKVDGIKIHNLHIIKNTALEKEYEKEVFKTFNEYEYAEELIFLIRNIPSNIPIVRTSTDTPTCDLIAPIWNMQKGQFVEFINESMIYSGFKQGDLIEKKELNLTKQNSFELEDGSITIWDKIYKDYYHPKNGAYLQAKKLFLEQSNLKEKLQEKDISLLDIGFGMGINSLMAIKLEKKFKLDITALDKNKVIIKHSESLNKNKEEKEILKSLYENYEYKNSNNHIKLLIGDARFTITKLDKKFDIVFLDPFLPNLNPSLLSFDFIILIKKVLKKSGIIICSQNNELIRNAFAKVGFTYKEFELEKTDIKGLLLTLGNSFFQENYYQDPYLIFREKQIITNFEQNK; translated from the coding sequence ATGATAGACCAACCCTACTTCACATTTAAAAGCTATATGAAAAAAAATTATAATACTACACTTCATACTATTCCTGTAGATTTAGATTTAGGGTGTCCAAATAGAGATGAAAACAATAATGGAGGTTGCTCATTTTGTCCCCAAGATGGAGCTAGGGCTGCTCAGATTCTAGATGCAAAAGATGTAGAAACTCAAATAAAAAATGCCATAGAGTTTTCACAAAAAAGATATAAAGCAAAGGAGTTTATGCTTTATATTCAAGCATATACAGGAACATTTACCTCTGTTATAAAACAAAAAGAAAGCTATTCAAAACTTCTAGAACTTTACAATTTTAAAGCAATTAGTATAGGGACTAGACCTGATTGCTTAAATAAATCAACATTAGAATATCTTCTAGAACTAAATAAGCAAATTGATGTTTATGTGGATTTGGGAGTTCAGACATTAAATGACAAGACCTTAAAAGATATTAATAGAGGTCACGATTCAAAACAAACAATAAAAGCTATAAGAGATTTAAAGAGATATGGTATCAAAATCTTTGCTCATATAATAGTTGGATTCAAAAATGAGAGTAGAAAAGATTGGCTAAATACTGTTAAAATAGTTTGTAAAGAGAAGGTTGATGGAATAAAAATACACAATCTACATATTATAAAAAATACTGCTTTAGAAAAAGAGTATGAAAAAGAGGTTTTTAAAACTTTTAATGAATACGAATATGCTGAAGAATTAATTTTTTTAATTAGAAATATCCCTTCTAATATTCCAATTGTAAGAACCTCAACAGATACTCCTACTTGTGACCTAATAGCCCCAATATGGAATATGCAAAAGGGACAGTTTGTAGAGTTTATAAATGAATCAATGATTTATAGTGGTTTTAAACAAGGTGATTTAATAGAAAAAAAAGAACTAAATTTAACAAAACAAAACAGTTTTGAGCTTGAAGATGGAAGTATCACCATTTGGGATAAAATATATAAAGATTACTATCATCCAAAAAATGGAGCATATCTACAAGCAAAAAAACTTTTTTTAGAACAATCAAATTTAAAAGAGAAACTTCAAGAAAAAGATATATCTTTATTAGATATTGGTTTTGGAATGGGAATAAACTCCCTTATGGCAATAAAACTTGAAAAAAAATTCAAACTTGATATCACTGCTCTGGATAAAAATAAAGTGATTATTAAACATTCAGAAAGTTTAAATAAAAATAAAGAAGAAAAAGAGATTTTAAAAAGTTTATATGAAAACTATGAATACAAAAACAGCAATAATCATATAAAACTTTTAATAGGTGATGCAAGGTTTACAATTACTAAATTGGATAAAAAATTTGATATTGTTTTCCTAGATCCTTTTTTACCAAATTTAAACCCTTCTTTACTCTCTTTTGATTTTATAATATTAATAAAAAAAGTGCTCAAAAAAAGTGGTATTATAATTTGTTCTCAAAATAACGAATTAATTAGAAATGCTTTTGCCAAAGTAGGTTTTACATATAAAGAGTTTGAGTTAGAAAAAACTGATATAAAAGGTTTGCTTTTAACTTTAGGAAATAGTTTTTTTCAAGAGAACTATTACCAAGACCCTTATTTGATTTTTAGAGAAAAACAAATTATCACTAACTTTGAACAAAATAAGTGA
- a CDS encoding efflux RND transporter permease subunit codes for MFSKFFINRPIFATVVSIIIILAGLISINILPVKEYPAVTPPQINVSATYPGADASTLSSTVAPVLENAINGVDNMTYMSTTASPSGVLSMSIIFAVGTDVDQAKVDVNNRVQLALSSLPSEVQRQGISVAERSPDMLKVLAFTSKESVHDTTWISNYLTVNVLDDIKRIKGIGEARVFGSKDYAIRVLIDPEKLKFYDISPAEVRSIISEQNNQYSTGSVGAAPIENVTPFTYSVSTEGRLKNVAEFKEIIVRSNADGSTLKLKDIAKVELGSDSTYTNGKYSGEPMIPVGIFLAPGANALEVSAALTETLNEISANFPEDLEYQVPYDATLFVDQSIKEVVKTLLEAIVFVIILIYLFLGNFRATIIPVLAIPVSVIGTFAGLYAAGFSINLLTLFGMILAIGLVVDDAIIVIENVERNLRTKNDISVKDATIDAMKELTTPLVAIILVLSAVFIPAALTGGFSGVMYKQFAITIVMAVVISGLVALTLTPALCAIFLRKHEPEPIWPIRKFNEFFDWSTKIFIGITKQTIRLWFFSLALFGILLYATYSIMQKTPGGLVPTEDKGVLMVFAYAMPSTSLGETAKITDGIEQQLLADKEIISTGNITGLDIATFAYKTDAALMFARLKPWDERPLPNQNSQAIAGRLMGQFMATSKEAFVLPVNPPPIMGMSTTGGFEMWIQDRTGGDLATLNKFTQDIIAKASADPRLTGVRTTLNTNVPKYMLNIDKDKAKAMNVSFDSIFSVIQNTYGQGYINDFNLYGRTFHVNIQSESQYRATKEQFKNTFVKSATNNYVPLSELITLDRTVNASVIQRFNMFNAAKVTGSPAFGFASSDATSAIEEIASEILPEGYTIAWSGTTYQEKKLETEGDLTAVYAAVFVFLILAALYESWSIPLAVIISIPFAIFGAALAVMLRGLEADIYFQVGLITLVGLSAKNAILIVEFAMDKLKSGMSLFDATIEASRLRFRPIVMTSLAFIVGTLPLALSSGAGSASRHIIGTTVVGGMIAAVVIGVLFIPLFFFGVLKIKEKLSFKKDK; via the coding sequence ATGTTTTCAAAGTTTTTTATTAATAGACCAATTTTCGCAACAGTTGTGTCTATTATAATTATTCTTGCAGGTTTAATATCTATAAATATTTTACCTGTAAAAGAGTACCCAGCTGTTACTCCACCACAAATTAATGTGAGTGCAACTTATCCAGGAGCTGATGCAAGTACACTTTCAAGTACTGTTGCTCCAGTTTTAGAGAATGCTATTAATGGTGTAGATAATATGACATATATGTCTACAACTGCTTCTCCAAGTGGTGTTTTAAGTATGAGTATTATATTTGCAGTTGGTACTGATGTTGACCAAGCAAAAGTTGATGTAAACAATAGAGTTCAATTAGCACTTAGCTCACTTCCTAGTGAAGTGCAAAGACAGGGTATCTCTGTTGCTGAAAGATCTCCTGATATGTTAAAAGTTTTAGCATTTACATCTAAAGAATCAGTTCACGACACAACATGGATTTCAAATTATTTAACTGTAAATGTATTAGATGATATTAAAAGAATTAAAGGTATTGGTGAAGCTAGAGTATTTGGTTCTAAAGATTATGCTATTAGAGTATTAATCGACCCAGAAAAATTAAAGTTTTATGATATAAGTCCAGCAGAAGTTAGATCAATTATTTCTGAGCAAAATAATCAATACTCAACAGGTAGTGTTGGAGCTGCACCAATTGAAAATGTAACTCCTTTTACTTATTCTGTTTCAACAGAAGGGCGACTTAAAAATGTTGCAGAGTTTAAAGAGATAATTGTTAGATCAAATGCTGATGGTTCAACACTTAAGTTAAAAGATATTGCAAAAGTTGAGTTAGGTTCAGATTCAACATATACAAATGGTAAATATTCTGGTGAACCTATGATTCCAGTTGGTATTTTCTTAGCTCCTGGTGCAAATGCTCTTGAAGTTTCTGCAGCACTAACTGAAACTTTAAATGAAATCTCTGCAAATTTTCCAGAAGATTTAGAATATCAAGTTCCCTATGATGCAACACTTTTTGTTGACCAATCAATTAAAGAGGTTGTTAAAACATTACTTGAAGCAATTGTATTTGTAATTATTTTAATTTATTTATTCTTAGGTAATTTTAGAGCAACGATTATTCCAGTTCTTGCTATTCCTGTTTCAGTTATTGGTACTTTTGCAGGACTTTATGCAGCAGGGTTTTCTATTAACCTACTTACACTATTTGGTATGATTCTAGCCATTGGTTTGGTTGTTGATGATGCCATTATTGTAATTGAAAATGTTGAAAGAAACTTAAGAACTAAAAATGATATTTCTGTAAAAGATGCAACTATTGATGCGATGAAAGAGTTAACTACTCCACTTGTAGCAATTATTCTTGTTTTATCTGCTGTATTTATCCCTGCAGCACTTACTGGTGGATTTAGTGGGGTTATGTATAAACAGTTTGCCATAACTATTGTAATGGCCGTAGTTATTTCAGGACTTGTTGCCTTGACTTTAACTCCTGCATTATGTGCAATATTTTTGCGAAAACATGAACCAGAACCAATTTGGCCTATTAGAAAATTCAATGAGTTTTTTGATTGGTCTACGAAGATATTTATTGGTATTACAAAACAAACTATTAGATTATGGTTCTTCTCATTGGCATTGTTTGGTATTTTATTATATGCAACATATTCAATTATGCAAAAAACACCAGGGGGACTTGTACCAACTGAAGATAAAGGTGTTTTAATGGTATTTGCTTATGCTATGCCTTCAACCTCTTTAGGTGAAACTGCAAAAATAACAGATGGTATTGAACAGCAATTATTAGCTGATAAAGAGATTATTTCAACTGGTAATATAACAGGACTTGATATTGCAACATTTGCTTATAAAACAGATGCAGCACTTATGTTTGCAAGATTAAAACCATGGGATGAAAGACCCTTACCAAATCAAAATTCTCAAGCAATTGCAGGAAGATTGATGGGGCAATTTATGGCTACAAGTAAAGAAGCCTTTGTATTGCCTGTAAATCCACCTCCAATCATGGGTATGAGTACAACTGGTGGTTTTGAAATGTGGATTCAAGATAGAACAGGTGGAGACTTAGCAACACTAAATAAATTTACACAAGATATTATTGCAAAAGCAAGTGCAGATCCTAGGTTAACTGGTGTTAGAACAACATTAAATACAAATGTTCCAAAGTATATGCTAAATATTGATAAAGATAAAGCAAAAGCTATGAATGTATCTTTTGATTCTATTTTTAGTGTTATTCAGAACACTTATGGTCAAGGTTATATCAATGACTTCAATCTATATGGCAGAACATTCCATGTAAATATTCAGTCTGAATCACAATATAGAGCAACAAAAGAACAATTTAAAAATACTTTTGTTAAATCTGCAACAAATAATTATGTTCCATTAAGTGAATTAATTACCCTTGATAGAACTGTAAACGCAAGTGTTATTCAAAGATTTAATATGTTTAATGCAGCAAAAGTAACAGGATCTCCAGCATTTGGATTTGCATCAAGTGATGCAACTAGTGCAATTGAAGAGATAGCAAGTGAAATTTTACCTGAAGGTTATACTATTGCTTGGTCAGGTACAACATATCAAGAGAAAAAATTAGAAACTGAAGGTGATTTAACAGCAGTTTATGCAGCTGTATTTGTATTCTTAATTCTAGCTGCACTTTATGAGAGTTGGAGTATTCCACTTGCAGTTATTATCTCTATCCCTTTCGCAATTTTTGGTGCGGCATTAGCTGTAATGTTAAGGGGATTAGAAGCAGATATTTATTTCCAAGTAGGACTTATTACTCTTGTTGGATTAAGTGCTAAAAATGCAATTTTGATTGTAGAGTTTGCAATGGATAAATTGAAATCAGGTATGAGTTTATTTGATGCGACAATTGAAGCCTCAAGACTTAGATTTAGACCTATTGTAATGACATCACTAGCATTTATAGTTGGTACTTTACCACTTGCTTTAAGTAGTGGTGCAGGTAGTGCAAGTAGACATATTATTGGTACGACTGTTGTTGGTGGTATGATTGCTGCAGTTGTAATTGGAGTTTTATTTATTCCATTATTCTTCTTTGGAGTACTTAAAATTAAAGAAAAACTTAGTTTTAAAAAAGATAAATAG
- a CDS encoding TolC family protein, with product MRKSLVFLLIVPFSLFGENLLQLIELSKNNKMIDSSRIGIESTKDTYDSVKSSYMPQINLGGSYRYNTKETSGMPEKTASIQGSLDYVIYDGGKKGNTFDYYDSTIKSSTKSLEDLTNQTALQVVSYYYNYLSYIAQKETKLQEIEQLQAQYSRLKKFLDAGTTTEDEVQKIISNIEIANVELHELELNIQTITHNLEYILGQSVTIENGSSVKEYESKELKLRADIKALEYQLEALKSNAKATKSGNLPTVSFNNTLSYSDYDYDNGGSLSTASDDYERNLSTINLSWNIFDFGATNKSYEAAYKQYLALKSQYEYEKNKANVDLKLAKRAFEIGKLKIESAKAGLKAANSAYDLIKAQYENGIVDNISYLQALTEKYSAESSLKVALYDLEVRKANIIYYSGETLEEYIK from the coding sequence ATGAGAAAGAGTTTAGTGTTTTTATTAATTGTTCCATTTTCATTATTTGGTGAAAATCTTTTACAGTTAATAGAATTATCAAAAAATAATAAGATGATTGATTCATCTAGAATAGGTATAGAAAGTACTAAAGATACTTATGATAGTGTTAAAAGTTCTTATATGCCACAAATAAATCTTGGGGGAAGTTATAGATATAACACAAAAGAGACTTCAGGAATGCCAGAAAAAACTGCAAGTATTCAAGGAAGTTTAGATTATGTTATCTATGATGGAGGAAAAAAAGGTAACACATTTGATTACTATGATTCTACAATCAAAAGTTCAACTAAGAGTTTAGAAGATTTGACAAATCAAACTGCTTTACAAGTTGTAAGTTATTATTACAATTATCTTTCATATATTGCACAAAAAGAGACAAAACTTCAAGAGATTGAACAGTTACAAGCTCAATATAGTAGATTAAAAAAATTTTTAGATGCTGGTACTACAACTGAAGACGAGGTTCAAAAAATAATATCAAATATCGAAATTGCAAATGTAGAGTTACATGAGTTGGAATTAAATATTCAAACAATTACTCATAACTTAGAATATATTTTAGGTCAATCTGTAACTATTGAAAATGGTTCAAGTGTTAAAGAATATGAATCAAAAGAACTTAAACTAAGAGCAGATATTAAAGCTTTAGAATATCAATTAGAAGCATTAAAATCAAATGCAAAAGCAACAAAAAGTGGAAATCTACCAACTGTAAGTTTTAATAACACACTTTCATATAGTGATTATGATTATGACAATGGCGGAAGTTTAAGTACAGCTTCTGATGATTATGAAAGAAATCTTTCAACAATTAATTTATCTTGGAACATTTTTGATTTTGGTGCAACAAATAAATCATATGAAGCGGCATACAAACAATACTTAGCTTTAAAATCACAATATGAATATGAAAAAAATAAAGCTAATGTAGATTTAAAACTAGCAAAAAGAGCTTTTGAAATTGGTAAATTAAAAATTGAATCAGCAAAAGCTGGATTAAAAGCAGCAAATAGTGCATACGACTTAATTAAAGCACAATATGAAAATGGAATAGTTGATAATATTTCATATCTACAAGCATTAACAGAAAAATATAGTGCAGAAAGTTCATTAAAAGTTGCATTATATGATTTAGAAGTAAGAAAAGCAAACATAATTTATTATAGTGGTGAAACGCTAGAGGAGTATATCAAATGA
- a CDS encoding DUF2798 domain-containing protein, translated as MIPSKYQRVVFAFFMSSLMSFLMSGVITFINLGFIDGFVSLWLEAYWKAFIVAFPIIFVVAPFVHKLTNMVIKKN; from the coding sequence ATGATTCCATCAAAATATCAAAGAGTAGTTTTTGCTTTTTTTATGTCTTCTCTGATGAGTTTTTTAATGAGTGGAGTGATTACTTTTATAAACTTAGGTTTTATTGATGGTTTTGTTTCATTATGGTTAGAAGCATATTGGAAAGCTTTTATTGTAGCTTTCCCAATAATATTTGTTGTTGCACCTTTTGTGCATAAACTTACAAATATGGTAATAAAAAAGAATTAA
- a CDS encoding efflux RND transporter periplasmic adaptor subunit, whose amino-acid sequence MIMIKNLFIGSAITFIALSTNMNAAGAPAGQQMPAPKADVYVVPEASNFAISLKYPASIEPLSQAVVYSRVLGVLEAMHFNEGEKVKKGQELFTIEDDIYQAQVDAAQASLKMAEATLENATRSWERIKKLYKSKAVTTEQRDTTLSAYQNALASVSAAKAQLKQAKINLDYTKVKAPISGVTGLKAVDLGNLVTSNPPMALVTITQNDKVYLDFSMPMSDYINIKNGLWTLPENGKIEVDVILNGKPSGVKGFVDFIDVNTNENTSTVKMRAIVDNTEQKLMAGSFARVALSGIVQKNVITVPQKAVLQNPMGTIVMVDEGGKVGVRPIVPGKESGDKYIVAGGMVKSGDRVFVNNFFRIKPGNPVTVDKVINEQGK is encoded by the coding sequence ATGATAATGATTAAAAATTTATTTATAGGTTCAGCAATAACATTTATTGCACTTTCAACAAATATGAATGCAGCAGGAGCTCCAGCTGGACAACAAATGCCAGCTCCTAAAGCGGATGTATATGTTGTACCTGAAGCTTCAAATTTTGCAATTAGTTTAAAATATCCTGCTTCTATTGAACCATTAAGTCAAGCTGTTGTTTATTCAAGGGTTTTAGGTGTTTTGGAAGCAATGCATTTTAATGAAGGTGAAAAAGTAAAAAAAGGACAAGAGTTATTTACAATTGAAGATGATATCTATCAAGCTCAGGTTGATGCCGCTCAAGCTTCACTTAAAATGGCAGAAGCAACTTTAGAAAATGCAACTAGAAGCTGGGAAAGAATAAAAAAACTATATAAAAGTAAAGCTGTTACTACAGAACAAAGAGATACAACATTATCAGCTTATCAAAATGCTTTAGCATCTGTTTCAGCTGCAAAAGCACAATTAAAACAAGCAAAAATTAATTTAGATTATACAAAAGTAAAAGCTCCAATTTCAGGAGTTACTGGATTAAAAGCAGTTGATTTAGGTAACTTAGTTACATCAAATCCTCCTATGGCACTTGTTACAATTACTCAAAATGATAAAGTTTATTTAGATTTTTCTATGCCAATGAGTGATTATATAAATATTAAAAATGGTTTATGGACATTACCTGAAAATGGGAAAATTGAAGTAGATGTTATCTTAAATGGAAAACCATCAGGAGTAAAGGGTTTCGTTGATTTTATTGATGTAAACACAAATGAAAATACATCAACTGTAAAAATGAGAGCAATCGTTGATAACACAGAACAAAAGCTTATGGCTGGAAGCTTTGCAAGAGTTGCCTTAAGTGGTATTGTACAAAAAAATGTAATAACAGTTCCTCAAAAAGCAGTTTTACAAAATCCTATGGGAACAATTGTAATGGTTGATGAGGGTGGTAAAGTTGGAGTTAGACCAATAGTACCAGGAAAAGAGAGTGGCGATAAATATATTGTTGCTGGTGGTATGGTAAAAAGTGGAGATAGAGTATTCGTAAATAATTTCTTTAGAATTAAGCCAGGAAATCCAGTAACTGTTGACAAAGTTATAAACGAACAAGGTAAATAA